The proteins below come from a single Oncorhynchus keta strain PuntledgeMale-10-30-2019 chromosome 32, Oket_V2, whole genome shotgun sequence genomic window:
- the LOC118364738 gene encoding estradiol 17-beta-dehydrogenase 1-like isoform X1, with protein MEQTVVLITGCSSGIGLSLAVRLASDPAKMYKVYATMRNLAKKERLLDCVKDLHKDTLDILQMDITDQQSILDARDRVREKRVNILVCNAGVGLMGPLEAQSLATMRRILEVNLLGTISTIQAFLPGMKAQGHGRVLVTGSIGGLQGLPFNEVYCASKFAVEGACESLAILLQHFNIHVSLIECGPVNTDFLDNLQRAEPGDSSLQQVDAHTRSLYDTYLQHCGMVFQNAAQDTEDIVKVQVFLDAIQSSNPAFRYYTNNALIPLSSPKISALDGSQYIRNMSKIIFSTNGKGEQK; from the exons ATGGAGCAGACAGTGGTGCTGATCACAGGATGCTCCTCAGGGATAGGCCTCAGTCTGGCCGTCCGGCTGGCCTCGGATCCAGCGAAAATGTACAAAG TCTATGCCACCATGAGGAATCTTGCCAAGAAGGAGCGTCTGCTGGACTGTGTGAAGGACCTGCACAAGGACACCCTGGACATCCTCCAGATGGACATCACTGACCAGCAGTCCATTCTGGATgccagggacagggtcagggagaAGAGGGTGAACATTCTGG TGTGTAATGCTGGTGTGGGGTTGATGGGACCGCTGGAGGCCCAGTCCCTGGCCACCATGAGGCGGATCCTGGAGGTCAACCTCCTGGGCACCATCAGCACCATCCAGGCCTTCCTACCAGGGATGAAGGCCCAGGGCCATGGACGCGTCCTGGTCACTGGCAGCATCGGTGGGctacagg GACTCCCCTTTAATGAGGTGTACTGTGCCAGTAAGTTTGCAGTAGAGGGCGCCTGTGAGAGTCTGGCCATTCTCCTGCAGCACTTCAACATCCA TGTGAGTCTTATTGAGTGCGGCCCTGTCAACACGGATTTCCTGGACAACCTGCAGAGGGCAGAGCCAGGGGACTCTTCGCTGCAGCAGGTCGACGCCCACACACGCAGCCTCTATGACACGTACCTGCAACACTGTGGGATGGTGTTCCAGAACGCAGCTCAGGACACAGAGGACATTGTGAAGGTACAG GTATTTCTGGATGCCATACAGTCATCGAACCCTGCATTCAGATACTACACCAACAATGCCCTCATTCCGCTTAGCAGCCCTAAGATCTCAGCGCTGGACGGGTCCCAGTACATCAGAAATATGAGCAAGATCATCTTCTCAACCAATGGGAAAGGGGAACAAAAATAG
- the LOC118364738 gene encoding estradiol 17-beta-dehydrogenase 1-like isoform X2, whose translation MEQTVVLITGCSSGIGLSLAVRLASDPAKMYKVYATMRNLAKKERLLDCVKDLHKDTLDILQMDITDQQSILDARDRVREKRVNILVCNAGVGLMGPLEAQSLATMRRILEVNLLGTISTIQAFLPGMKAQGHGRVLVTGSIGGLQGLPFNEVYCASKFAVEGACESLAILLQHFNIHVSLIECGPVNTDFLDNLQRAEPGDSSLQQVDAHTRSLYDTYLQHCGMVFQNAAQDTEDIVKVFLDAIQSSNPAFRYYTNNALIPLSSPKISALDGSQYIRNMSKIIFSTNGKGEQK comes from the exons ATGGAGCAGACAGTGGTGCTGATCACAGGATGCTCCTCAGGGATAGGCCTCAGTCTGGCCGTCCGGCTGGCCTCGGATCCAGCGAAAATGTACAAAG TCTATGCCACCATGAGGAATCTTGCCAAGAAGGAGCGTCTGCTGGACTGTGTGAAGGACCTGCACAAGGACACCCTGGACATCCTCCAGATGGACATCACTGACCAGCAGTCCATTCTGGATgccagggacagggtcagggagaAGAGGGTGAACATTCTGG TGTGTAATGCTGGTGTGGGGTTGATGGGACCGCTGGAGGCCCAGTCCCTGGCCACCATGAGGCGGATCCTGGAGGTCAACCTCCTGGGCACCATCAGCACCATCCAGGCCTTCCTACCAGGGATGAAGGCCCAGGGCCATGGACGCGTCCTGGTCACTGGCAGCATCGGTGGGctacagg GACTCCCCTTTAATGAGGTGTACTGTGCCAGTAAGTTTGCAGTAGAGGGCGCCTGTGAGAGTCTGGCCATTCTCCTGCAGCACTTCAACATCCA TGTGAGTCTTATTGAGTGCGGCCCTGTCAACACGGATTTCCTGGACAACCTGCAGAGGGCAGAGCCAGGGGACTCTTCGCTGCAGCAGGTCGACGCCCACACACGCAGCCTCTATGACACGTACCTGCAACACTGTGGGATGGTGTTCCAGAACGCAGCTCAGGACACAGAGGACATTGTGAAG GTATTTCTGGATGCCATACAGTCATCGAACCCTGCATTCAGATACTACACCAACAATGCCCTCATTCCGCTTAGCAGCCCTAAGATCTCAGCGCTGGACGGGTCCCAGTACATCAGAAATATGAGCAAGATCATCTTCTCAACCAATGGGAAAGGGGAACAAAAATAG